The sequence TGGTCATATCGAACGTTTCAATCCCATCGTTACCGAAATGGAAGATAAGATCAAAGACCCGATCTTTATCGAATGCCATCGTATTGCTCCTTTCACACCGCGTGGAACCGACATTCCAGTTGTGCTGGAATTGATGATCCACGACATAGATCTGATCCTGGCATTCTGCAAAGGAAAAGTGAATAGAATAAGTGCCAGTGGAGCAGGAGTAATGACCAAAAGTATCGATATTGCTAACGCACGCATTGAATTTGAAGATGGTGCTGTGGCCAACGTTACTTCCAGCCGTGTTTCGCTCAAGCGCTCACGCAAATTTAGAATGTTCCAGAAAGATGGCTATTTTTCTATGGATTTTCAGCATAAAAAAGTAAAATATATCAAGAAATCAAAAAGTGCATATAAAGTGATTCCTCAAATCATGATGGGGAAATATGATGGAATCGATGTAGAAAAAGTTGTGGATATAATGGAGGTGGATGCTTCCGATCGCAAAAAAGATGCTCTTACAATGGAATTGGAGAGTTTTATTCATGCGGTCGAAGCAGATCTGAATCCTGTGGTGGATGGAGCTGCCGGAACCAGAGCACTGAAGGTTGCTCTGGAAATCGTGGAAAAGATAAATAAAAAGTGATGGTCTTTCTGAAGATCTTCATAAGGACGTAGATAAACTATTAAATATCTGGAGAAAAATATATGAAAACAATAGAAGTTAAAGATCTTAAAGATCATTTAGAAAAAGAAGTAAAATTGCGTGGTTGGGTGCGAAATTATCGCAAAGCCAGCAGTAAATTACGGTTTGTGATTTTCCGTGACGGCAGTGCTGATGTGCAGTGTGTTGCCTTCAAACCGGAAATGGGTGTAGAAAACTTTGAAAAAGTAAAAGCACTCACGATAGAATCTTCGCTGGAAATAATCGGAATTCCTCAGAAACATCCCAAGCGGGAAGGTGTGATTGAGTTTCATTTAAAAGATATAAACATTATCGATATAGCAGATGAATATCCCATTGGCAAAAAAGAGCATGGCCCTGATTTTCTGCTTTCTCAGCGTCATTTGTGGATGAGAAGTGCTAAGCAGAATGCTGCTCTCAAAATTCGTCATACAGTTTATTTTGCAATTTGTGAATATCTGAATAATAATGGATTTTATCGTTTTGATTCACCGATCCTGACACCAAATGCCAGTGAAGGTACTACAACTCTGTTTGAAGTTCCGTATTTTGATCTGGGCTCGGCATTTCTTTCTCAAAGTGGACAGCTTTATCTGGAAGCCGGAATTATGAGTTTGGGGCGTGTTTATGATTTTGGACCGGTTTTCCGGGCAGAAAAATCTAAAACCCGTAAACATTTAACGGAATTCTGGATGATGGATGCGGAAGCTGCTTTTGTGGAGCATGACGAAAACCTGCAAATTCAGGAAGAACTTATCAGATATGTAATTCGCACGGTTATCGATAGAAATTCACGTGAGTTGGAAATCCTGGAACGCGATGTGGAACAATTGAAAAAAGCTGATGCTCCTTTTAAGCGAATGACGCATAGGGAAGTGATCGATTTTCTGAAAAGCAAAGGTGTGGAAATTGACTATCTGAGTGATTTCGGTGCGCCGGAAGAAGAACTTATAACAGCTGGTTCTGATGTGCCGGTTTTCGTGGAAAAATGGCCCAAAGAGATCAAATCATTTTACATGAAGCGTGATCCAGAAAATCCCGATATTGCTCTGGGAGCAGATTTGATTGCTCCGGAAGGATTCGGTGAAATAATCGGAGGTTCTCAGCGTGAAGATGATCATGAACTGCTGTTGGAACGCATCAATAAAGAAGGTTACAGCATCGAAGATTATCAGTGGTTCCTGGATCTGCGCAAATACGGCAGCGTGCCACACAGTGGATTTGGAATCGGCTTGGAACGTTTAGTTCAATGGATGAGCGGTGTACGTCACATTCGTGAAGTGATTCCATTCCCAAGAATGATCAATCGGATTTATCCGTAAAACTAGCTGGTTAGCAATTAGCTGATTCGCAATTAGCACATTCTTAATTGGGCTTCTCGACTGGGGAGCCTTTTTGTATTTATGTTTGATTTCAGTATGAATCAATTCCCATAAACCAAAAACTTATCCCAGGCATTTTGCTGCAAAGCATCACGCTCAATATCAGTTATGTCGGGATCGTTAACGTAAGTTGCTCCGACAGGAGTTTCATGCCAGATA comes from Candidatus Cloacimonadota bacterium and encodes:
- a CDS encoding Gfo/Idh/MocA family oxidoreductase; this encodes MLKVGIAGVGKFGQNHARILSQSDKCEFVGLYDKNRKRAKEISTKLSCKSFESFDKLIENCEALVLVVTTISHFELAKKALEKGIHVFIEKPITETLEQAEELVEIAKEKNLKIQVGHIERFNPIVTEMEDKIKDPIFIECHRIAPFTPRGTDIPVVLELMIHDIDLILAFCKGKVNRISASGAGVMTKSIDIANARIEFEDGAVANVTSSRVSLKRSRKFRMFQKDGYFSMDFQHKKVKYIKKSKSAYKVIPQIMMGKYDGIDVEKVVDIMEVDASDRKKDALTMELESFIHAVEADLNPVVDGAAGTRALKVALEIVEKINKK
- the asnS gene encoding asparagine--tRNA ligase; the encoded protein is MKTIEVKDLKDHLEKEVKLRGWVRNYRKASSKLRFVIFRDGSADVQCVAFKPEMGVENFEKVKALTIESSLEIIGIPQKHPKREGVIEFHLKDINIIDIADEYPIGKKEHGPDFLLSQRHLWMRSAKQNAALKIRHTVYFAICEYLNNNGFYRFDSPILTPNASEGTTTLFEVPYFDLGSAFLSQSGQLYLEAGIMSLGRVYDFGPVFRAEKSKTRKHLTEFWMMDAEAAFVEHDENLQIQEELIRYVIRTVIDRNSRELEILERDVEQLKKADAPFKRMTHREVIDFLKSKGVEIDYLSDFGAPEEELITAGSDVPVFVEKWPKEIKSFYMKRDPENPDIALGADLIAPEGFGEIIGGSQREDDHELLLERINKEGYSIEDYQWFLDLRKYGSVPHSGFGIGLERLVQWMSGVRHIREVIPFPRMINRIYP